From Halobacteriovorax sp. GB3, a single genomic window includes:
- a CDS encoding CDGSH iron-sulfur domain-containing protein, giving the protein MKEDNFSRPITVELEEGKTYFWCKCKLSKKQPFCDGSHKGTDFSPIKFVAQKSGSFSLCMCKKTMNAPFCDGSHKSED; this is encoded by the coding sequence ATGAAAGAAGACAATTTTTCACGACCAATAACAGTCGAATTAGAAGAAGGGAAAACCTACTTTTGGTGTAAATGTAAGCTCTCAAAGAAGCAGCCATTCTGTGATGGCTCACATAAGGGGACAGACTTTTCACCGATAAAATTCGTAGCACAGAAATCTGGGAGCTTCAGTCTTTGCATGTGCAAAAAAACGATGAATGCTCCCTTTTGTGATGGATCACACAAGAGTGAAGATTAA